One window of Cydia pomonella isolate Wapato2018A chromosome 7, ilCydPomo1, whole genome shotgun sequence genomic DNA carries:
- the LOC133520179 gene encoding beta-1,3-glucan-binding protein-like produces the protein MWASLFWLAALATLSKACTPSVTTVSGSHAPATVCSGALIFSDEFNEFDLEKWQHENTLGGGGNWEFQYYSNNRTNSFVHSGNLFIRPSLTSDQFGNAFLASGTLNIHGGAPADECTNPQWWGCERTGTPTNVLNPIKSARVRTVNSFNFRYGRVEVRAKMPAGDWLWPAIWLMPAHNVYGTWPSSGEIDLVESRGNRNMFQNGLHIGTQEAGSTLHYGPYPELNGWERAHWLRRNTNGYNSNFHRYQLEWTPDFLRFSIDDVELGRVAPGNGGFWEHGGFGQGRDISNPWRYGSKMAPFDQKFYLIMNVAVGGTNGFFPDGVSNPSPKPWWNGSPSAATDFWLAQNAWLPTWNLDVNDGQDASMQVDYVRIWAL, from the exons ATGTGGGCATCACTATTCTGGTTGGCCGCACTGGCCACGCTCAGCAAGGCGTGTACGCCGAGCGTCACAACTGTGAGCGGGTCACACGCCCCGGCCACCGTCTGCTCGGGCGCTCTGATCTTCAGCGACGAGTTCAACGAGTTTGACCTTGAGAAGTGGCAGCATGAGAACACGCTTGGTGGCGGAGGT AACTGGGAGTTCCAGTACTACAGCAACAACCGCACCAACTCGTTCGTGCACAGCGGCAACCTGTTCATCAGGCCTTCTCTGACATCTGACCAGTTCGGCAACGCCTTCCTCGCCAGCGGTACTTTGAACATTCATGGTGGAGCTCCCGCTGATGA ATGTACAAACCCACAATGGTGGGGCTGCGAACGCACCGGTACCCCCACCAACGTACTGAACCCGATCAAAAGCGCGCGCGTGCGCACCGTCAACTCCTTCAACTTCCGCTACGGACGCGTCGAGGTGCGCGCTAAGATGCCCGCTGGGGACTGGCTGTGGCCTG CTATCTGGCTGATGCCAGCCCACAACGTGTACGGCACCTGGCCTTCCTCGGGCGAGATCGACCTGGTGGAGTCCCGCGGCAACCGCAACATGTTCCAAAACGGCCTGCACATCGGTACCCAGGAGGCCGGCTCTACTCTGCACTACGGGCCCTATCCTGAGCTGAACGGATGGGAACGCGCCCACTGGCTCAGGAGGAACACCAATGGATACAACAGCAACTTCCATCGCTATCAGCTTGAATGGACGCCAG ACTTCCTAAGGTTCAGCATCGACGACGTGGAGCTGGGCCGCGTGGCTCCCGGCAACGGTGGGTTCTGGGAGCACGGTGGCTTCGGCCAAGGACGTGACATCAGCAATCCTTGGCGCTACGGCTCCAAGATGGCGCCTTTCGACCAGAAG TTCTACCTCATCATGAACGTGGCTGTCGGCGGCACCAACGGATTCTTCCCTGACGGCGTCTCCAACCCATCCCCCAAGCCTTGGTGGAACGGCTCTCCTTCT GCTGCGACAGATTTCTGGCTCGCTCAGAACGCGTGGCTGCCGACCTGGAACCTGGACGTGAACGACGGCCAGGACGCCTCAATGCAGGTCGACTACGTGCGGATCTGGGCTCTCTAG